AGGATGCTATAAAGAACAAATGGCTTCTCCTAAAATATAATGATGGGCAAGACTTTACCTAGCTTTTGAGGAAATAAGGATTCATCATCTAACTGGCTCTCAATCCAGTCCATCAAATACTCAACATATTTAGGAGCTGAAACTTCGATAGGTTTCTTAATTTGCACACCATCAGCCCATCTGTACTCATACCTACAAAATATTTATGCTCATCAGGAAAATTTCTCTCATGCTCTTTTTGTTACATTACTTACATAAATTATCCAAAAAGTTGAAATCATAACTAAGTTTCTCCTGAAAGAGAATATAGCGATTGGCAGCATGACATGGATGACAAATAAGTTAATTAAAGCTTATCACCATGAATATCACAAATGTCAACATGAATACAAACAATGGAGCATATAAAACAAGCCGCACAAAACTATTCTATGCAGGCAAGCAGTttccaaagaaaaaaaaaatatgatcatATGAAATAGACTAGGCCATCTTATTCCAAATTTCCTTCCAGCTACAGTATTTTTATTCCTAGGTCCCCTATGAACTGTCTAGAAAGTAAATGCAGATTAGTGAATGGTGTACAGGGCCATACTGTAATATTTAATTCAAGTCCAGCCAATTCCCAagcatttataattttttaagtgGAGTAGAGCATGTTGTTGATtataaattttttcttaaacCGCAGGTCTTACTCTGTAAAAATTAGTACTCACACAGATCATTTATAATCAtaaattgcataaaatatctatTTGTTTGCCTATTGATCAGTGAATCAGTAGGCACGATAGGAAAAATAGTTCCAGTTTTTGGGATAAGAAGTTTTCATTATTTGATTTAGTTTACAAAAACGAATTCAGAGAGAATAATCAAAGTAGAACATACTTAGGGCCAGCGGACATGGTAGGGCAGTTCTCAGGAGTACAGAACTCAGTGAGAGTGCCATAAAGCAGATTCACCTGGTTGAAGAAATCCACAGCTGAAAAGTAAAAGTCAAGgaagttttttaattttaaacttCATAAAGAACCTTATAGGGCATGAAGTCCATAGATGTATGTAACCTTCTAAATAATGTGAGAACCATATATGATGTGCTCAGAGTCTCAGACAGAAGGTCACTAAACTAAGTTGTTACATTtccatatttttcattttgaattGCTACTTCTGCGCACTAATTCTCTCCCAAAATTCTACCCTAAATTATTTACCCCGCTGGTGTTTCTTTTGAACTTCATATAACCCCAATATTAGAATAAATAGAATGCGAAAATGAAACCATTTAATCAACATGCTGCCGTATGTCTAAAACACATTTGCAAATAGGCTAATATCTCTCACATGCAAGGACACATGAACATGAAAACACACACAACAACCCAAACTGATACCTACTGATAAACATATGTATGCATTACTTAAATCGCTATACACACATAACCATCTCCAACCATTTACACCAAACTCAAACCCATTTTACAGTATGTCACTTCCACCAGTAATTCTTCTCCAATCATTTACACCAAACTCAAACCCAAaagaatattatttaaatattttctttccaCTTACTTTTTATACTTCTTCAATCATACCTATATATTTCTTTCAAATTATACATTTgccccaattttttaattaataatttcatattaaaataaatactatacggaaattaattttattattattattattattaaataagcaAAGAAATACTAAacgttaaaataaaattcattaaaattcaTTACATaacttgaaaattaaaatacaacaaaTAAACCAACTACACATAAAATTCAAGACTCGGAATTAGTATGTTCTTCAACAAGTTGAGGCCTTCTCAATATTCACCAAGAAGAGGGGTTAGTTTGCAATTTATAGAACTCAATAAAGTGATTTGGTGTAGTGAATAGTGCAACACCAAATTTGGTGTAGTACTGTTGCTTTGGTGGCCCCAAACCCATTTTGGGTTTGAGTTTGGAGTAACATTGGAGAGGTTTTGGTGTACCATTGGAGATGCCTTAATTACACATACACGCAGTGGaaggagggagggagggagagagagaaagagaatacTGTTGACAGCAAGCCATTCATTGAAGTCTTCCCCAGGCGGTAACCTTACAGCTTCTCTCAAGTTTCCACTACCTAAAGTGGCATCAATATGCTGTCTCAGCTGTGCCCCctgaaacaaataaaaagaaaattgtacCTTTATGCTAGAATGAGAAACAAACTATCATAGTTttctttgaaaaaaataaaataaaatgctgGTTTGATTCAACAAGCTGAATATAACTGAAGGGCGGTGATTTTGAAAACCGAGAAAATTGATATAGGGAGGCAAGTATGATAGCTCGGAAAAGAAATCACCTTACTCCCTGATGGTGCACTTTTTTTGGGGCGAAATGTTCTTTGGTTTCTGATCAGAAACAGTACATCAAACATTATTAATAACAAGATAAATTCCACAAGAAATCATGTCAGAATATCATATAGAAAAAACATAAATGAAGTCATTTATTTGAGCTAGCATTATCAATGAATTGTGATGAGCAGTACATATATCAGAAGATAATTAACATCGATCAATAAAACGAAAGAAACATTGCATCAGTGGCCTACTTTCCAACTCGTGCAACTTGCAGCAAATTTCATTCATTCATAAATCTTTGCCCGCGATCACCCATCTCTTAACATTTATGAAACTCACAGCTTTCATTTTGATCAACAAGAAGCAACAATAACTAATTGGCTAGATTAGCTTCAACCATATAAGATTGTAACAAAATCTCTTGATTATGCACCCATTTCTATTTCGAACTTGATTATTTGGAAGTCAAATTGATCCTCCTTCTGATTTATCAGGAAAAAACACCCAAAACACAAATAAGGTTACGGACAGTAATCGAGATgcacaaaataaaacaaattcaCCAATTAAGGAGGCTGGTCGATGACGGATCTCAAATAAGGCGATCGCAAATCGTAAACAAAATCAAAAAGGTAAATGGGGAAAATTACCTGCCAAGGCCAAAGAGACTCATGGCTTTTGAGATAGAGAGAGCGTGAAGGAGAGTGAAGATTATTGAATAATGTCACAATGAATGTGTATGTGTGCGGTGCGCGcgtatatatgtgtgtgtgtgaaattaATGGAAGTATCGGAAAAAGCTGGCGAGCACTGAGTCGCATCTCACAGAAACAGTGGCAGGGGCTTCGCTgtaatttaacaaaaataataaactttATTTAATGTAGTCTTCGTTTTCTGACTCGTTGACATCGCTACCTGTTGTGAATTTTGGACgcttttgaattttgtaaactACTCACTCCTTCTACTATAATTGTATGCCTGAGAGTGATATGCTCCCTTCGTCTATACAATAGAGTCTCGTTTGACCGTGGAcgcaaattttaataaaattattataaatagaaTAAAGATATACATTTATAGAgatagtgttaatatataaaaaaatacattattaattaaaaaataaaataaaaatacgatttatagttaaatataagagaaatattataatatgatagttcaaaaaattaaaatgagacTATTTTTCgtagataaaaaaaatggtgaatatgattctttttcgtggacagagagagtagattttaataaaattattattgaatGTATTGTGAATTATGATACcccctccatccacgaaatgTTGTTCTAAAGGAGGAatgcacgagttttaagaaaatttgtgTTGCTTATTTAGTTAGTGAATAAAAGAGGtccacaaataaagagaaatggaaaaaaattaattaagttagtaaATGAAGAATGTGGCTCACAtattagtgagtggagaaagagattcacaaatttactaaaaatagattaataTAACTTTTTGTACAGatcaaaatgataaattagAATAATATTTGTGTAGTTTATTTAGTTAGTGGAGAAAAAGGGTCcacaaatgaaaagaaatggaaaaaaaattaattaagttagtaaATGAAGAATGTGGCTCACACGTTAGTGAGTGCAGAAAGAGATTCacaaatttactaaaaatagattaagataattttttgtggacggatcaaaatgataaactaaaacAACATTTCGTGAACGGAGGAAGTAAGAGTTaacttttataaataatattaaatttattaaaataaagtaaGAATTCCAACTTGTATAGAATTATGTGAAATAAttttactcaaaataaaaaaaaaattacgaaaTTAGGGCACAAAGAAAATATTGGTTTAGAATCATAAAATATACATGTTTCACCCACAAATCCACTTTCTGGACAAAGTGAAAGGAAGTTTTAACAAAAAGTTTTTTGTACATTTGATGAGTAAAGAAGAACtccacaaaataaaataaaaaacaaaaaaaaactaataattagtAGGTTTATATACATTGAATAGTGATAATATATACAATATGCGAGATTCTTAATACAATATGCCTAGATGAAGTTAAAATGTGAGATTCTTAAAGCTAgtaattatttctaaaattatatTAGGTGGGATAATACAACTACTTTCTTAAAAACTATTTATTATTCAAATTGCTTATATATTAACTTATACAACTACTTagaattttctttaaaaatatatttagaatTAAAGAGTACCATGTActccatttataaaaatatgttggGAATGATGTTGTTAACTTCCACCCGAtctttactaaaaaaaaaaaaacttccacTGGATCATTTTCAGTGGTGCCTTCTCATTTCAAGGTTTTCGCtgatataattataaatatatcacCTCCTcgaattaatatttttgttgacatcattagagcatccgcattgctTACACGATgcggcctactcgtgtaaggtCGCTATCGTGTAAGCCGATGCAGCCCTTGcctacacgagggctacacgttagaACGTGTAGTCCATTTGCCCGTTGATGAAAGGCGCgccattaaaaaaatagaaaattcgatttttgaattttgaatttgaaggcAGCTTTGACTGCCTCGATTTGCGTGCAAATTTGATCGTTCGATTTttttatgcaattaaacttaaatgaaaaatggaaaaatcaaaactaaaaaaatcatgtaggctatcatcccaatgcagcctctttacaccatgtggtccccccctcataaagtaagctatcatgtaataccaatgtggatgctcttatggACCTACTTTTCACTTACTTTAAATTcattcaatatttatttacattttatttaattttcacatttaattttttataatttaatagtaTAAATTAATGTGAtagatatttttaattaatataaataaatttaatatatttattttatataatatcatTAGCAAATAGTAataaagatttttttatttaaaacaaaacataaaatgcgaaagtaaatttaaatttaaaaaattaaatataataaaattgataacagtaaaaaaaatattttttcaagaaagaatgaatatgaaaggaaaatgaaatatgaaaaaaatagaaaaaaaggaaaaaataaaagaaggagaaagaaaaaaaaatctatcttCTACATGTGCTTTAGAAGTGCTTACAAGTTACAACACCTCTCCTCTCTCCCCCAACTACACCCCAAAGCTATCCCCCCCCCAATGGTTAATTTTGGGATGCATCCTTTCATTAGAGATGCTTTTATATGCAACATGGAAAATGGACTAGCAATATGATGAGCATTGTAAAACCTTTTAGTGAGAACGTTTTATGACAACTTCCAATGATGCATCCTCATTTACAGGTTTTTGTAGACATCATCGAAGACACATCACTATATTCTCCTTCTTCATTTTCACCCTCAACAATACCTACTCAAATTCAAGTTTTTGCTGACATCATTCTGGACCTACATTTCATCAACTTTAACCTCATTTAATATTTACtaacttttaatttaaatttcacatttattttttataatgtaATATAAATCaagtattttataaatatataacatcattagcaaataataaatattttttttatttatagtaaAACATACAACACAAAAGccaatttaaatttaagaaagtaaatacaCTAAATTggcaacaataaaaaaataaaataaaaaatactccctccgtcccactagacttggcacttttgagttgggcacggagattaagaataaagggttaagagtgtaaagtaggtaggatccacttattttatgtgagtagagaaagtagggaccacatactattttagaaaagtgccaattctagtgggacaaacaaaaaaggcaagtgtgtcAAGTctagtgggatggagggagtactttaaaggaaggaaaaaaagaaagtgaatataaatgaaaatttgaagaaaaaaaacacaaaaaacaaaggaaaataaaagaaaacaaaaatcatCCCGTCTCTCTACGTGTAAGAGGTGCTAAAAGCAcatcttctctctcctccaaCTAAACGCTAGCTATTCCCATGATCACTTTTGGGGATGCATCCCCAATGCATTCCCTTATCAATTCATCCTTTTATTGAAGATGTTCCTACGTTGGAGGTGATGTTTTTAACTTGAGGCAGTCTCTTGTAAGCTCTAAGCTCACATGTGAGCTCGAATATTGGGCGCCACCCAATCGGATTCGGatccattatatatataaaaaatccattatatatacaaaaaaaatgcaaattTAAGGAATAATGTCATCTGTATATTCAAACAGTGTCACTTGAcgagtagtgtcatttatattttcgaataatgtcaattatatataatatcatttaGAAGCATGTACAAAGTAATTGCAAAGGTTTTAGCAGGCCGTCTTAGCTCAGTTATGGAGTCTATTATATCCGAAAATCAGAGTGCTTTTATCAAAGGGAGATATATTCTCGATGGTGTCGTTGTTTTGAATGAGGTCATGGAGAAAGCAAAGAAGACTAGGATTGGCCATTGGGAGGATGGTTTTCAAGATTGACTTTGCAAAAGTATTTGATTCAGTGGAGTGGGATTATTTTGATTCGATGTTGGAACGCCTTAACTTCGATCCTATTTGGAGAAAATGGATTTGGGGATGTCTTTCTCCAGCCTCGACAAATGTTTTGATAAACGGCTCTCCCTCGGGTGAATTCAGTTTGGAAAGAGTGCTCCGACAAGGAGACCCTCTTTCTCCTATCCTCTTTCTCATTTCGGCAGAAGGATTACAGTCATTGATTGATAGAGCTGTCAATAGGGACCTCCTACACCCGGCAGAGATTGGGAAGGACAAGATTAAGATCACACATCTTCAGTACGCGAATGATACCATCTTTATTTTGGCCGACAATGAGAAGAATGCAAGGGTTGTTAAGAAAATTTTGTGCTTGTTTGAATTGTTATCTAGGGTGAAAGTTAACTACAGTAAAAGTAGTTTGATAGGAATTGGAATTGACGATTCCAAACTCGACAGAATGGTGAATGAGCTGCAATGTAGAGTGGGATCGATCCTTTTCAAGTACCTTGGAGTCAAGATCGGTGGCAGATGTAAGAGTGTAGTCGATTCGAATTATATTGTTGAAAAAGTTAAAAACAAaatcatggagtggaagaacaTGAAATTGTCTCTGGCTGGGCACGTGACTTTAGTGAAGGTGGTTCTGCAAGCGATTCCTACCTATCAACTCTCATTTTCCGTTATACCAAAAGCTACTGTGAAATCTTTGACTTCCTTGTGTTGTAAGTTCCTTTGGGGGGGTAATGGGAGTGTCGGATCGATTTCATGGATCAAGTGGAAAGAATTGTGCTCTAATAAAAATAAGGAGGGTCTTGGTTTTAGAAACATCGAATACTTCAATCAGGCTTTGGTGGGGAAGTGGTTATGGAGATACATAGAGGGGAGAGGTCTCCTTTGGGCTAGGATAGTTAAGTCGATTTATGGTGAGGTAGAATGGGGGGAGGAGGGTCTTCGGTTGTCAAGAAAAAGTGGGAGCAAAGTGGGATGGTGGGGGAAAATTCTAACTTTGGGGGGCAGTTCGAATAGTGGATGGTTTATAGAAAATATTAGGAGAAAAGTTGGAAACAGATTCAATACAAAGTTTTGGGTCCATAAATGGGTGGGGGGCGTTCCCTTGAAGGCAGTTTCCCTAGATTATTCCATCTCAGCTCCAATAAGGAGGTGTGAATCGGCGAGTGGGGGAAGTGGAAAGACGGGGTTTGGGTGTGGAAAATGGGTTGGAGGGAGTTAAGGGAGAGAGAGGTCGGGATGGTGCAGCAACTAATCGCTTACATATCTGATTGTGTGTTCAATGCAGGCAAGGCTGATGCTTGGGTTTGGTCGGCATCAATCGAAGGAGGCTACTCCACCAAGTCGGCATATTCAGTCATTGATGCGGCAAGAAGGGAGCCAACCTTACTATCCAGTTTTCCGGCAGAAAAGGCGAGAGTGTGGAAGGCGAAGGCTCCACAGAAAGCGGTCGTAACGGCATGGAGATTGCTAAGAGACAAACTTACTACTTGCGACAATCTTGAGAAGAGAAAGGTGAAAATAGGCAATGAAGAAATGAAGTGCAAATTCTGCAATTTCCATCGTGAGTCGGCGGACCATCTGTTCCTCCTTTGTCCGAAGACCGCCGAGTTTTGGGAGAAAATTCAGACTTTGCTTGGAATCAACACGGTTAGACCAAATACGGTGGGTAAGCCTTTCGAATCGTTTGTGTGGCTGATTGGAGAAAAGAAGACTAGGATGCTCTTGATGACAGTGTGGGTTTGTTCTATTTGGTTGCTGTGGAGAAGAAGAAATGAATACAGATTCGAGGATGGTGGGGTGGACATAGAATGTATTGTTTCGGAGGTTAAAATGAGGGTGTGGAGTTggaataaattttttgatatCCTATTGAAGGATATGCCTTTTCCTGATTGGTGCTCCAATGAACTGGTCACCAAAGTGTTGTATGAACCGATTACTGGTACCACTGGTACCTCTTAATATTATGCTTCCTTTttctgattaaaaaaaaatatacaatatcatttacaAGATTATAGTGTCAATTCTtacaagtagtgtcatttatatctctacatagtgttatttatagaaagtgtcatttacaaggcacatagtgtcaattatatgtatttatGGTGTCACTTGACAAGTAACGtagtatcaattttataatataatagtGTCACTTTTAAAAGTAATGtcattcatttataaaaatgtgTCATTCGTGGATGTTCGTGGATGTTTTCATTATAAATGCAGCATGGGTTATGCTTTTGAGGCCGAACTCCTTGCTGTTATTACGGCCATTCGCATTGCTCGTGCCAGGAATTGGACCCA
The genomic region above belongs to Salvia miltiorrhiza cultivar Shanhuang (shh) chromosome 5, IMPLAD_Smil_shh, whole genome shotgun sequence and contains:
- the LOC130987062 gene encoding MOB kinase activator-like 1A isoform X1 — protein: MSLFGLGRNQRTFRPKKSAPSGSKGAQLRQHIDATLGSGNLREAVRLPPGEDFNEWLAVNTVDFFNQVNLLYGTLTEFCTPENCPTMSAGPKYEYRWADGVQIKKPIEVSAPKYVEYLMDWIESQLDDESLFPQKLGAPFPSNFKDVVKTIFKRLFRVYAHIYHSHFQKIVSLKEEAHLNTCFKHFILFTCEFNLIDKKELAPLQELIESIVPY